A genomic stretch from Arachis stenosperma cultivar V10309 chromosome 3, arast.V10309.gnm1.PFL2, whole genome shotgun sequence includes:
- the LOC130970270 gene encoding TSL-kinase interacting protein 1 — translation MKTGRLPDSKAAKASGECNMKTGSMGVKNSTKKTTRRNHKSSGCEELFDGKENEHFSFKEPVGKCPELPDKDIFLMENRDSPVFHAGQTLASSSKIKLQLFPINKETRVGLQKDGHNPYLELTLKGQKKISSVLKHLEKKWGSSTVAKGDPILFPYNIMENLSNCRRWTINDSGTTAADVYAAVGSPILFRLRYGWFYMHEPRSLGIPFRPIPNAPVVQSGEIERGCIANTETSYEEGDKVEVTTKECKATDMGGEADDVTAQKIDNASAAPPDNQEGVSNSLQQPSLSWIDSLTNVSIGGLLAEASLLGRFDTPEPKSYESNAGKQQSGASQIISDSLTNISIGGLLSEASLQGRFSKSTESNAGKQQSGASQLFSDSLDAFIVAQNSHSSVSRPSAEGLRTSILDAEETCHAFPVQKLASTAVDMQTTGSANSLKLPIDKVNNQDGLSQNLLLEKSWTDLLLARSNDDERSLGLSGIKWNESLGPFDFGVPAKKIISGDRFSMDEFVKS, via the exons ATGAAAACGGGCAGGTTACCAGACAGCAAAGCTGCAAAGGCTTCTGGAGAATGCAATATGAAGACAGGATCCATGGGTGTGAAAAATTCCACTAAGAAAACTACTAGAAGGAATCACAAATCAAGTG GATGTGAAGAGTTGTTCGATGGTAAGGAGAAtgagcatttttcatttaaggaACCTGTCGGCAAGTGCCCAGAGCTTCCTGATAAAGATATATTCCTTATGGAAAACAGAGACAGCCCTGTATTTCACGCTGGACAAACacttgcttcttcttcaaagatTAAGTTGCAACTTTTTCCCATAAACAAAGAAACTCGAGTTGGACTTCAAAAG GATGGACATAATCCGTATTTAGAACTCACACTCAAAGGTCAAAAGAAGATTTCTTCTGTGCTGAAACACCTTGAAAAAAAGTGGGGAAGCTCAACTGTAGCCAAAGGGGATCCCATACTTTTTCCATATAATATAATGGAAAATCTTTCTAACTGCAGAAGGTGGACAATTAATGATAGCGGCACAACTGCTGCAGATGTATATGCTGCTGTTGGAAGCCCTATACTTTTTCGCTTGAG gTATGGTTGGTTTTACATGCATGAACCTAGATCCTTGGGTATACCTTTCAGACCAATACCCAATGCGCCTGTTGTACAGTCTGGAGAAATAGAGAGAGGTTGCATTGCTAATACAGAGACTTCATATGAAGAAGGGGACAAGGTTGAGGTCACAACGAAGGAATGCAAAGCAACTGATATGGGTGGTGAAGCAGATGATGTTACAGCCCAGAAAATAGACAATGCATCTGCTGCTCCTCCA GATAACCAGGAAGGAGTAAGTAATAGTCTTCAACAGCCATCATTATCATGGATTGATAGTCTAACCAACGTAAGCATTGGGGGCCTCCTTGCTGAAGCATCCTTACTGGGTAGATTTGATACTCCTGAACCAAAGTCATATGAGAGCAATGCTGGCAAGCAACAAAGTGGTGCAAGTCAGATAATATCTGATAGTCTAACCAACATAAGTATCGGGGGCCTCCTGTCTGAAGCATCTTTACAGGGCAGGTTCAGTAAATCAACGGAAAGTAATGCTGGCAAGCAACAAAGTGGTGCAAGTCAGTTATTTTCTGATTCGTTGGATGCTTTTATTGTTGCCCAAAACAGTCATTCTTCTGTTTCAAGACCATCTGCTGAAGGGTTGCGAACATCTATATTGGATGCTGAAGAAACATGTCATGCTTTTCCTGTTCAAAAGTTAGCTTCTACAGCAGTAGACATGCAGACTACTGGTAGTGCCAACTCATTAAAGTTGCCAATAGATAAG GTTAATAATCAAGATGGACTTTCACAAAATCTGCTATTGGAGAAGAGTTGGACAGACTTGTTACTTGCACGTTCAAATGATGATGAAAGAAGTCTTGGGCTATCTGGCATCAAATGG AATGAATCCTTGGGACCTTTTGATTTTGGTGTACCAGCTAAGAAGATTATCAGCGGAGACAGATTTAGCATGGATGAATTTGTTAAATCTTAG